A genomic window from Companilactobacillus alimentarius DSM 20249 includes:
- the ppk1 gene encoding polyphosphate kinase 1 yields MKRKYYNRDLSWILFDNRVIDQAYNSDVPLLERLRFLSIASNNLDEFFRVRMHNIDSMVTNNKTEKRTDLTGDEVLDLVYEFNARNIAKQYKKYDSSMKDARKRDLFYILKYKELSDSEKKYVKKFYSKKILPRLDMQRFSKVYKYRHNLNFLMETPHHIYTCPVPEDLGRLIETGVDNHYILIEDLIKNVSTELMRKYKVSKTYVFRVTYDQNKPYDFLDKNMSDEEYLNKMINYVDTRELRKIMRVEFAGDEEKRGRNYFTKLFDISKKSVYKIPGPVDIRFLNTLFKRYKNHSDLVFAPFKALKWNPSKNILQYLNNSPILVQYPYDSFSVFINYLEMAVNDPKTTKIFITIYRTEKNSDLLRLLKEAASKGIKVTAIVELRARFDEVHNIQVAKVLKDAGVRVLLGDKVNKVHSKICLVLHGDNRGYVQIGTGNYNAITANAFSDLSYFTSNQIYVDDATKFFDHLVNGTKEDYNLLVTSPDGIKDMIISNIKEATAAYLRDGQGSVFMKVNGLTDVDIISAIYTAAKQGLPFRMIVRGPCSLKIGICGSKEDIRVKSIVGELLEHSRIFKFQYGNDHTDVWISSADMMTRNLERRVEIAVPIVEDKAKLKLTKIIKVFLKDTENSYWLDSDGDYDKEEEENGISAQQTWLSRLKWRKYIETN; encoded by the coding sequence ATGAAACGAAAATATTATAATAGGGATTTAAGTTGGATTCTATTTGATAATCGAGTGATTGATCAGGCTTATAACAGCGATGTGCCTCTTTTGGAAAGACTACGCTTTTTATCCATTGCTTCAAATAATTTAGATGAGTTTTTTAGAGTTAGAATGCACAATATCGACAGCATGGTAACTAATAACAAAACTGAGAAACGAACTGATTTAACCGGGGATGAAGTACTTGATTTAGTCTACGAATTCAATGCTCGAAATATTGCTAAGCAATATAAAAAGTATGATTCATCAATGAAAGACGCCAGAAAACGGGATCTTTTCTATATTTTGAAATATAAAGAATTGTCCGATTCCGAAAAGAAGTACGTTAAAAAGTTCTATAGTAAGAAAATTTTGCCACGACTTGATATGCAACGATTCTCAAAGGTATACAAGTACCGTCATAATTTGAACTTCTTAATGGAAACGCCACATCATATTTATACTTGTCCAGTTCCGGAGGATTTGGGCCGTTTGATTGAGACCGGCGTTGATAATCATTATATTTTGATTGAAGATTTAATTAAGAATGTTTCGACTGAATTAATGAGAAAGTATAAGGTCTCTAAGACTTATGTTTTTCGAGTTACTTATGATCAAAATAAGCCGTATGATTTTCTTGATAAAAATATGTCAGACGAAGAATATCTCAATAAAATGATCAACTACGTTGATACGCGAGAACTTCGTAAGATTATGCGAGTTGAATTTGCAGGCGATGAAGAGAAACGTGGTCGGAATTACTTTACAAAATTATTCGATATTAGTAAGAAAAGCGTTTATAAAATTCCTGGACCAGTTGATATTAGATTTTTGAATACACTTTTCAAACGTTACAAAAATCATTCTGATTTGGTTTTTGCTCCATTCAAGGCTTTGAAGTGGAATCCATCGAAGAATATTCTGCAATACTTGAATAATTCTCCTATTTTGGTGCAGTATCCTTATGATTCTTTTAGTGTTTTCATCAATTACTTAGAAATGGCCGTCAATGATCCAAAAACGACGAAGATTTTTATTACAATTTATCGAACAGAGAAAAATTCTGATTTGCTGAGACTTTTAAAAGAAGCTGCAAGTAAAGGTATTAAAGTCACAGCCATAGTGGAATTACGTGCTAGATTTGATGAGGTGCATAATATTCAAGTCGCAAAGGTTTTAAAAGATGCGGGCGTAAGAGTTTTACTTGGCGATAAAGTTAATAAAGTGCATTCAAAGATTTGTTTAGTACTACATGGCGATAATAGAGGGTATGTTCAAATCGGAACGGGTAATTATAATGCTATTACAGCTAATGCTTTTTCCGATCTAAGTTATTTTACAAGCAATCAGATTTACGTTGATGATGCTACGAAATTCTTTGATCATTTGGTCAATGGAACTAAAGAGGATTACAACCTGTTAGTTACTTCACCTGATGGAATCAAGGACATGATCATTAGCAATATCAAAGAGGCTACTGCAGCTTACTTACGCGATGGTCAGGGCAGTGTCTTTATGAAGGTCAATGGGTTGACCGATGTTGATATTATCAGCGCAATTTACACTGCTGCTAAGCAAGGCCTACCATTTAGAATGATTGTTAGAGGACCTTGTTCATTGAAGATAGGAATTTGTGGTTCCAAAGAGGATATTCGCGTTAAGAGTATTGTTGGGGAATTATTGGAGCACAGTCGTATTTTTAAATTTCAATATGGTAATGATCACACAGATGTTTGGATTTCCTCAGCTGATATGATGACTAGAAACCTAGAGCGTCGTGTCGAAATCGCTGTTCCAATTGTTGAAGATAAAGCTAAGTTGAAATTGACTAAGATTATTAAAGTATTCTTGAAGGATACTGAGAATTCTTATTGGCTAGATTCTGATGGCGATTACGATAAGGAAGAAGAAGAAAATGGTATTTCTGCACAACAGACTTGGTTGAGTCGGCTGAAGTGGAGAAAATACATTGAAACAAATTAA
- a CDS encoding ferritin-like domain-containing protein, translating into MAKLTIDEKFAAEQKQADADHHKPTAGAMTGHIVSNHFLLNIKLHQIKWFVKGANAENYKAVLNQTIDENNAWYDKIADELLDEGELPPSTMKEYTEYSMLEEDGKNKYMKAEDMLQTVVDDFSTDNMFVTRAIKLAENEDRPFMAQVLVQLLGFNNHQIRIYQALLGKSAKEGFEEEDDEDFD; encoded by the coding sequence ATGGCAAAATTAACAATTGATGAAAAGTTTGCAGCAGAACAAAAGCAAGCTGACGCAGATCACCACAAACCAACCGCAGGGGCAATGACAGGACATATCGTCTCTAATCATTTCTTATTGAATATCAAGTTGCACCAAATCAAATGGTTCGTTAAAGGCGCAAACGCTGAGAACTATAAGGCTGTTTTGAATCAAACAATTGACGAAAACAATGCTTGGTATGATAAGATTGCTGATGAATTATTAGATGAGGGCGAATTGCCACCATCAACTATGAAAGAATATACTGAATATTCCATGCTTGAAGAAGACGGCAAGAACAAGTACATGAAGGCAGAAGACATGCTACAAACAGTCGTAGATGACTTTAGTACTGACAATATGTTCGTAACTCGTGCTATCAAGTTGGCTGAAAATGAAGATCGTCCATTCATGGCACAAGTTCTAGTACAATTACTTGGCTTCAATAATCACCAAATCAGAATCTATCAAGCACTACTTGGCAAATCAGCTAAGGAAGGCTTTGAAGAAGAGGATGACGAAGACTTCGATTAA
- the amaP gene encoding alkaline shock response membrane anchor protein AmaP: MKKISKGILIVASILGLLQVLWFVALTYPLVPVINWTNSLPISRDFFFYTALVFAIISAIVFIVLMMYAIFVPTKHQEVSFNSSNGKLRISKDSIEKIITRKVREIPSLTKVDVDLKILGKNRQAKMFISALSSESQNLKQQGEQIKRIANEQLSQHLSIPIKKTTVDLKPNLNNEKVKVV, translated from the coding sequence ATGAAAAAAATATCGAAAGGTATTCTCATAGTTGCATCTATCTTAGGATTGCTTCAGGTTTTATGGTTTGTTGCTTTAACATATCCGTTAGTACCAGTAATCAATTGGACTAATAGCTTACCAATCTCACGAGATTTCTTCTTCTACACAGCTTTAGTCTTTGCGATTATCTCGGCAATCGTTTTCATAGTTTTAATGATGTATGCCATCTTCGTTCCGACGAAACATCAAGAGGTTAGTTTTAATTCTTCCAATGGAAAATTACGTATTTCTAAAGATTCTATTGAAAAAATTATTACGAGAAAAGTTCGGGAAATCCCATCACTTACCAAAGTTGATGTCGACCTAAAAATTTTAGGTAAAAATCGTCAGGCAAAGATGTTCATCTCAGCTCTCAGTAGCGAAAGTCAAAACTTGAAACAACAAGGCGAACAGATCAAACGGATTGCTAATGAACAACTTTCACAACACCTAAGTATTCCTATTAAGAAGACAACGGTTGATTTGAAACCTAATCTAAATAACGAAAAAGTCAAAGTAGTGTGA
- a CDS encoding heavy-metal-associated domain-containing protein — MAKAILQLGELTCPSCLTKIQKGVENQDGVSNVKVLFNAGKVRADFDEDTTSADKISDVIKDLGYEVKKVKVKETK, encoded by the coding sequence ATGGCAAAAGCAATTTTACAATTAGGTGAATTAACATGCCCATCATGTTTAACAAAGATTCAAAAGGGTGTTGAAAACCAAGATGGCGTTTCAAATGTCAAGGTTCTCTTCAACGCTGGAAAAGTTAGAGCAGATTTTGATGAGGATACAACTTCCGCAGATAAAATTTCTGATGTAATTAAAGATTTAGGCTATGAAGTTAAAAAAGTTAAAGTTAAGGAGACTAAGTAA
- a CDS encoding LPXTG cell wall anchor domain-containing protein, translating into MKKWVISLLSVGILWGTFGVSGSSDLALPNSVEETVQADVSNNNDERTINYEVYKKDSSELSPADTFFTKSAEISSNDDGTYKVTITAEISNLTSLEVTAINEQNPSESASYMKNDKKYVDISFNIKQLSDLEKPIDGTVQTKLINYNINKTDVSFKFDSSSLDELGPKKSFSDSLKSITDAETENNSVDTTDTTILKKSKQDSNIIATPDSSTQTENTNDNKGNDRTILKELTYKVDKSVGDGALISPYFTNTAKVIQDSNGTYYVELTVKYPKKFGNSAIKINYLNHQKPINLSFTSVGDSNYLRVAFPISSMMALSKDIDGNVSLNLPEFGIDKNLNFKLDFGSVNTADLTSLTNNSDLPGLLSKLGKVDSETVRSDKTDSTKNKLITLPQTGEQTDGALGVIGGLLLILWIVLIKETYLKK; encoded by the coding sequence ATGAAGAAGTGGGTAATTAGTCTATTGTCTGTGGGGATACTCTGGGGGACATTTGGTGTATCGGGATCAAGTGATCTTGCTCTGCCAAATTCAGTGGAAGAAACAGTTCAAGCAGACGTCAGTAATAACAATGATGAACGAACAATTAATTATGAAGTATATAAGAAAGATTCAAGTGAATTGTCACCAGCAGATACTTTTTTTACAAAGAGTGCTGAGATTTCATCCAATGACGATGGCACTTATAAAGTAACGATTACAGCGGAGATTTCCAATTTGACTAGTTTGGAGGTTACCGCAATCAATGAACAAAATCCTAGTGAATCCGCTAGTTATATGAAAAATGACAAAAAGTATGTCGACATTAGTTTCAATATTAAACAATTGTCTGATCTAGAAAAGCCGATAGACGGTACGGTTCAGACGAAGTTAATCAACTATAATATCAATAAAACAGATGTGAGTTTCAAATTTGATTCCAGTAGTTTAGATGAATTAGGACCGAAAAAATCATTTTCTGATAGTTTGAAATCAATTACTGATGCGGAAACAGAGAATAATTCAGTAGATACTACGGATACAACTATACTAAAGAAGAGCAAGCAAGATAGTAATATTATTGCGACACCTGATAGTAGTACACAGACAGAAAATACTAACGATAACAAGGGTAATGATAGAACTATTTTAAAAGAATTGACCTATAAAGTTGATAAAAGTGTGGGGGACGGGGCACTGATTTCACCGTACTTTACCAATACAGCCAAGGTAATTCAAGATTCAAATGGTACTTATTATGTAGAACTGACGGTTAAGTACCCTAAGAAGTTTGGTAATTCAGCTATAAAAATTAATTATCTTAATCATCAAAAACCAATCAACTTAAGCTTTACGAGTGTGGGAGATAGCAATTATCTTAGAGTTGCTTTTCCAATCAGTAGTATGATGGCTTTAAGTAAGGATATTGATGGAAATGTATCGTTGAATTTGCCTGAATTTGGAATTGATAAGAACCTTAATTTCAAGTTAGATTTTGGAAGTGTAAACACAGCGGATTTGACAAGTTTAACTAATAATTCCGATCTTCCTGGTCTTTTGTCTAAATTAGGTAAAGTTGATTCGGAAACGGTTAGGTCCGATAAGACGGATTCAACAAAGAATAAGCTCATTACTTTGCCGCAAACGGGTGAACAAACTGATGGTGCCTTAGGTGTTATTGGTGGTCTGCTTTTGATTTTGTGGATTGTCTTGATAAAGGAAACCTATTTGAAAAAATAA
- a CDS encoding GlsB/YeaQ/YmgE family stress response membrane protein, which yields MLHALWVIIVGAVIGAVASMIINRDMPWGWIGNIVGGLIGAWLGESIFGAWGPNIAGMAIVPAIIGAVIVVLLTTWIFSSINKRA from the coding sequence ATGTTACATGCATTGTGGGTTATTATAGTTGGTGCCGTAATCGGGGCCGTAGCTAGTATGATTATCAATCGAGACATGCCTTGGGGGTGGATCGGTAATATCGTTGGAGGACTAATCGGAGCTTGGCTTGGTGAAAGTATCTTTGGAGCTTGGGGACCAAACATTGCCGGTATGGCAATTGTTCCAGCTATCATCGGAGCCGTGATCGTAGTACTCTTAACCACTTGGATCTTCAGCAGCATAAATAAAAGAGCGTAG
- a CDS encoding heavy metal translocating P-type ATPase produces MKLNVWITKHQNKITASIAILIALSLISEFLLKLPTLGTAMMIVASIIGAIPVALHAISALQNKVISIELLVTIAVIGAFIIGEYEESAVVTFLFLFGNFLEQKTLEKTRSSVKSLTKMAPTTAELVNEDGKTETVDVDDLDEGDHVLVKPGGQIPVDGKIIAGTGYMNEASITGESTPVEKGLGDQVFAGSITDNGTITIETTSVGEDTTFGKIIELVEEAQDSQSPAARFIDKFATYYTPAVLIIGILVWAITQDFALAITVLVLGCPGALVIGAPVSNVAGIGNGAKNGILMKGGNAVNTFSHVDTLVLDKTGTLTTGKMSVTEVTNFGKNKNEMMALLSGVEQTSDHPLGQAIVKYANDLGVTDTPKLPELDTVKGQGLVGQNEDFKILVGNERLMKANDIKISAAQRKAIDSRMNDGDSVVLMAINGELRLVVGVNDQLRSDAREGLQALKDAGLKRIVMLTGDNKVAAQRVADRLPIDEVHAELLPEDKVEFVKKFKQQGSTVAFVGDGINDSPSLATADIGIGMGSGTDVAIETSDIILVKSSFDALAHAYKLSKKTVANTKENIIIAVGTVALLLLGLVVGVIHMGSGMFVHEISILVVIFNAMRLIRNKSKKLDTNQVLKTAN; encoded by the coding sequence ATTAAATTAAATGTTTGGATCACGAAACACCAAAATAAAATCACAGCTTCAATTGCTATTCTTATTGCGTTGAGTTTGATTTCAGAATTTCTACTCAAACTACCAACGCTTGGAACGGCAATGATGATTGTTGCAAGTATTATTGGGGCAATCCCGGTGGCACTGCATGCGATATCAGCTTTGCAGAATAAAGTAATCAGTATCGAATTATTAGTGACAATTGCCGTTATCGGTGCTTTTATTATTGGCGAATATGAAGAATCAGCTGTTGTTACTTTTCTATTTCTCTTTGGTAATTTCTTGGAACAAAAGACTTTGGAGAAGACACGTTCTTCAGTGAAGAGTTTGACAAAAATGGCACCAACCACCGCTGAACTAGTTAATGAAGATGGTAAGACTGAAACAGTCGATGTTGATGATTTGGATGAAGGGGATCATGTTCTAGTTAAGCCTGGTGGTCAAATTCCCGTTGATGGCAAGATTATTGCTGGAACAGGTTATATGAATGAGGCTTCAATTACTGGTGAATCAACTCCAGTTGAAAAGGGACTCGGAGATCAGGTTTTTGCCGGTTCAATCACAGATAATGGAACAATTACGATTGAAACAACTTCTGTTGGTGAAGATACTACCTTTGGTAAAATTATTGAATTAGTTGAAGAAGCACAAGATAGTCAATCACCCGCTGCACGTTTTATTGATAAATTTGCGACATATTACACACCAGCTGTTTTAATCATTGGAATCTTAGTTTGGGCTATTACTCAAGACTTTGCACTAGCAATCACAGTGTTAGTTTTGGGATGCCCTGGTGCTTTGGTTATCGGTGCGCCAGTTTCTAACGTAGCCGGAATCGGTAATGGTGCTAAGAATGGTATCTTGATGAAGGGTGGAAATGCTGTTAATACATTCTCACACGTTGATACTTTGGTACTTGATAAGACTGGTACTTTGACGACTGGCAAGATGTCAGTTACAGAAGTAACCAACTTTGGTAAGAATAAGAATGAAATGATGGCTTTGCTTTCTGGCGTTGAACAGACTTCTGATCATCCATTGGGACAAGCAATTGTTAAGTACGCTAATGATCTCGGTGTAACAGATACTCCTAAATTGCCAGAACTCGATACAGTTAAAGGGCAAGGCTTAGTTGGCCAAAACGAAGACTTCAAGATTCTTGTCGGTAACGAACGTCTTATGAAAGCTAATGATATTAAGATTTCTGCTGCACAAAGAAAAGCTATCGACAGTCGGATGAATGATGGTGATTCAGTCGTTTTAATGGCAATCAATGGTGAATTACGTCTCGTCGTGGGTGTTAATGATCAATTGAGATCAGATGCTCGTGAAGGTTTACAAGCTTTAAAGGATGCCGGTTTGAAGAGAATCGTCATGTTGACCGGTGACAACAAGGTGGCTGCTCAAAGAGTTGCCGACAGATTGCCAATTGATGAAGTTCATGCTGAACTATTACCTGAGGACAAAGTTGAATTTGTAAAGAAATTCAAACAACAGGGTAGTACCGTAGCCTTTGTTGGTGATGGAATCAATGATTCACCATCCCTTGCTACTGCTGATATTGGTATTGGAATGGGTAGTGGAACTGATGTTGCGATTGAAACATCTGATATTATCCTAGTTAAATCAAGTTTTGACGCTTTGGCACATGCTTATAAGTTATCGAAAAAGACCGTTGCCAATACGAAGGAAAATATCATTATTGCGGTAGGAACAGTTGCTCTATTGTTGCTTGGCTTAGTTGTCGGAGTAATTCATATGGGTAGTGGAATGTTTGTCCATGAAATAAGTATTTTAGTCGTTATCTTCAATGCGATGAGATTAATTAGAAATAAATCTAAAAAACTTGATACAAATCAAGTTCTTAAAACAGCAAACTAA
- a CDS encoding Asp23/Gls24 family envelope stress response protein — MVNSQTNSQNSQGSQAKSVQKELNFSDKVLEKIASQTAHSIDGVLSLSGGAISNLTDRFVDNPTKGVDVENEDDKLSFELKAILEYGKSAPQIFDRVVNSVARSVKEMTGKEVDKITLNVDDLMTHSEWSKQQNSKKNDNNDDNKEE, encoded by the coding sequence ATGGTTAATTCACAAACAAACTCACAAAACTCACAAGGTTCACAAGCGAAGTCAGTTCAAAAGGAATTGAATTTCTCAGATAAGGTTTTAGAAAAAATTGCTAGTCAAACAGCCCACTCGATTGATGGTGTTTTATCACTAAGTGGCGGTGCTATCAGTAATTTAACTGACAGATTCGTTGACAATCCTACTAAGGGCGTTGATGTAGAAAATGAGGACGATAAATTATCATTTGAATTGAAGGCTATTTTAGAATATGGAAAATCAGCCCCACAAATCTTTGATAGAGTCGTTAATAGCGTTGCTCGCTCAGTAAAAGAAATGACTGGTAAAGAAGTCGATAAGATCACATTAAATGTTGATGACTTAATGACTCACTCCGAATGGAGTAAACAACAAAACAGTAAGAAAAATGACAATAACGACGACAACAAAGAAGAATAG
- a CDS encoding threonine/serine ThrE exporter family protein, with amino-acid sequence MGDFDEKDVVTLCGQIGTVLLENGAETSRVENTVEYIGRAVNMPVICHATMTGIFVSSEKTATTRIFKVRVGDFNLQKVDKINTLSRKFSQHELTFSELKNAVVEVEYDTSDFTWWQKWLGAGLVSVAPMLLFKATWFDLFLSFFVWIMGYVMTQFVGKHSKIPYISVAVGGLTISILAHVLAISGIATSANSIIISSLMPLVPGVPMTNSLREIIERNTISGLVRATDAIMAGISIGSGVVIGQILIKAIVGGM; translated from the coding sequence ATGGGAGATTTCGATGAAAAAGATGTTGTGACTCTCTGTGGTCAAATTGGCACAGTACTTTTGGAAAATGGTGCTGAAACGTCTCGAGTAGAGAATACAGTTGAATATATTGGGCGAGCCGTAAATATGCCAGTGATTTGTCACGCTACCATGACTGGTATTTTTGTCAGCTCCGAAAAAACAGCGACGACTAGGATATTTAAAGTACGTGTAGGAGATTTTAATTTACAAAAAGTTGATAAGATAAATACTCTTTCTCGAAAGTTCTCACAACATGAATTGACTTTCTCTGAGTTAAAAAATGCCGTGGTAGAAGTTGAATATGACACCTCTGATTTTACTTGGTGGCAGAAATGGTTAGGAGCGGGGTTAGTCTCAGTTGCACCGATGTTACTCTTTAAGGCTACTTGGTTTGATCTCTTTTTATCGTTTTTTGTTTGGATCATGGGTTATGTTATGACGCAATTTGTAGGGAAGCATTCCAAAATACCTTATATTTCTGTGGCGGTCGGTGGTTTGACTATTAGTATTCTGGCTCATGTTCTAGCAATTTCAGGAATAGCTACTAGTGCTAATAGTATTATCATTAGTTCCTTAATGCCTTTAGTGCCAGGTGTTCCCATGACCAACTCTTTGCGAGAGATAATTGAGCGAAATACCATTTCAGGATTAGTTAGAGCGACTGACGCTATCATGGCAGGAATTTCAATTGGTAGTGGCGTGGTAATCGGTCAAATTTTGATTAAAGCAATTGTGGGAGGAATGTAA
- a CDS encoding proline-specific peptidase family protein, with product MKQGTTILTLDNGYHLWTNTQGHGDIKLLCLHGGPGGNHEYWENFGEKLADLGVQVTMYDQLGSWYSDQPDYSDPEIAKKYLTYDYFLEEVEEVRQKLGLDNFYLIGQSWGGALVQMYAAKYGKHLKGAIISSMVDEIDDYVKHINQCRLDALGADKVKYMEKVEAENNLSDPTYQSYVDVLNAEYVDRKQPTAIRHLIDTTATPVYNTFQGDNEFVITGKLKDWHFRKHLKEITVPTLLTFGEHETMPIETAKIMQKEIPHARLVTTPNGGHHHMIDNAPVYFDHLEQFIKDVEDGSFSD from the coding sequence ATGAAACAAGGAACAACAATTTTGACATTGGATAATGGCTACCATTTATGGACTAATACCCAAGGCCATGGTGACATCAAACTACTTTGCTTACACGGTGGACCTGGTGGCAACCACGAATATTGGGAGAATTTCGGTGAAAAACTTGCCGATTTAGGTGTCCAAGTAACAATGTATGACCAACTAGGATCATGGTATTCTGATCAACCCGACTATAGCGACCCCGAAATCGCTAAAAAATATCTAACATACGACTATTTCTTAGAAGAAGTCGAAGAAGTTAGACAAAAATTAGGATTAGACAACTTCTATCTAATTGGTCAATCATGGGGTGGCGCATTGGTTCAAATGTATGCTGCTAAATATGGCAAACATTTGAAGGGTGCTATTATCTCAAGTATGGTTGATGAAATTGACGACTATGTAAAACATATCAATCAATGTCGTTTAGATGCCTTAGGTGCTGACAAAGTTAAATATATGGAAAAAGTTGAAGCTGAAAATAATCTTTCAGATCCAACTTACCAAAGCTACGTCGATGTTTTAAACGCTGAATATGTTGACCGTAAACAACCAACAGCTATCAGACACTTAATTGATACAACTGCTACACCTGTTTACAATACATTCCAAGGTGACAACGAATTTGTTATTACTGGTAAATTAAAAGATTGGCACTTCAGAAAACATCTTAAGGAGATTACTGTTCCCACACTTCTAACATTCGGTGAACATGAAACAATGCCTATCGAAACTGCTAAGATCATGCAAAAGGAAATTCCACATGCACGTTTGGTAACAACACCAAATGGTGGACACCATCATATGATCGACAATGCTCCCGTTTATTTTGATCACTTAGAACAATTTATTAAAGACGTTGAAGACGGTAGTTTTTCTGACTAA
- a CDS encoding threonine/serine exporter family protein, which produces MQILLGFVFGFLSSVGFGIITNNPKRTLIPAGLIGAIAWVVYIITGWYTHGVIMPNLLAAIVIGLLGNFAAILVRAPVNIFYVPCLVSLVPEIIIYNSMKNFTLGYDGLAAHGLIKAVTVGMSLAIGFVIAEAIASKVYPPFKKYLEKRRTRIRRNKRLD; this is translated from the coding sequence ATGCAGATTTTATTAGGTTTTGTTTTTGGGTTCCTTTCCAGTGTGGGCTTTGGAATCATTACTAATAATCCGAAGAGAACCTTAATACCAGCTGGTTTGATTGGCGCAATTGCTTGGGTCGTTTATATAATCACTGGTTGGTACACTCATGGTGTTATTATGCCTAATCTTTTAGCGGCAATAGTAATAGGGCTGCTGGGAAATTTTGCGGCCATTTTAGTTAGGGCGCCAGTAAATATTTTTTATGTACCATGTTTGGTTTCTTTAGTCCCCGAAATTATTATCTATAATAGTATGAAAAATTTTACCTTAGGATATGATGGCTTAGCTGCTCATGGCTTAATTAAGGCAGTGACCGTAGGGATGTCATTAGCTATTGGTTTTGTGATAGCTGAAGCTATAGCTAGTAAAGTTTATCCACCATTTAAAAAGTATTTGGAGAAAAGAAGGACAAGAATAAGGCGTAACAAACGTTTAGATTGA
- a CDS encoding Asp23/Gls24 family envelope stress response protein, whose amino-acid sequence MTAQQLNVDLMKNSKLKFNEDVIAKIAGMAIQDIDGILSMNGNVFDNLADKIRSKNDITKGIDVDVGEKQTALDLEIILEYGKDAHRVFENILQEVSAAIESMTGLKVIEINVYISDVMTKKEWQRQNKSNDNNRVN is encoded by the coding sequence ATGACAGCACAACAATTGAACGTTGATTTGATGAAAAACAGCAAATTAAAATTTAATGAAGACGTGATTGCCAAAATAGCTGGCATGGCGATCCAAGATATTGATGGAATTCTCTCCATGAATGGGAATGTTTTCGACAATCTTGCCGACAAGATTCGTAGTAAAAACGACATTACCAAAGGTATTGACGTTGACGTTGGTGAGAAACAAACTGCTCTGGACTTGGAAATTATTCTTGAATATGGCAAAGACGCTCACCGGGTCTTTGAAAATATTCTTCAAGAAGTAAGCGCCGCAATTGAAAGTATGACTGGTTTGAAAGTCATCGAAATTAATGTCTACATTAGTGACGTTATGACTAAAAAAGAATGGCAAAGACAAAACAAATCTAACGATAATAATCGTGTCAATTAG